A stretch of DNA from Vigna radiata var. radiata cultivar VC1973A unplaced genomic scaffold, Vradiata_ver6 scaffold_70, whole genome shotgun sequence:
gcttaggctccaatttatcaaatctagggtttactctttcatcttttgtattaattccatctagtttcaccatgttcatggtgaactaatccctttgttattggggaacaatgtagtccttttgaaactctcttgcatcaaacttcttattatattcatatgcttttattatcaagtgtttgggttttcttttctgatgttaaatgcttacatcgtttaactcattcggtggtatgatatttgattttgtcgatacgggaacgtacgcggaaatctagaactgattagaattctcttgactatgaaatactgcctaggaataggagtaggacggtcaattgctttaagcttttgtactttaatgcgttggtaattactagggagactaggaatcgTAAACTAGTAATTTGTAATAGGCTTTCTTCGTCGAGGAATCGAGttttgagtaatttagaaagttgcatgacattgataataaagcgaatttaataagaatattaaatataagagagtggataaggatgaaattataaaccccaacaaccccattcatgcatatcttttattttctaattaattcaatttgcatttgcatgtttagatttagttttgcattaaccctacaaaattattcttcttctaagtcttatgtaatcaatttacatgaaagataaggcctaagagtcgcTTGGGAAACAATcttggacttactgtctattattacttgccaggggcttaacaagtatTTGGCAccattgtcggggactcgtggtttaacttttcaagtagtgtaaattgattaaatttgaatttgtatatattttgtttctagttttattttattttattttgcaggAAGCATTTCAAACCAGAAGCAAGAAAAGTCAACCTCTTTTAGAAGGACTGAGTGATAGGAGGGGGAAGAAAGTTAGACGTTCGTCTAGAGAACTATTCCCTTCTCCTGAAAGGCTATTACAACCCTCACCGGAGGCATCTTCACAAAGGACAAAAGAAGAGATGGCAAAGCAAGCTCCTCTTATACGCACACTTGCATATGCGTCAAATGTTGTTGGACCGTTGCACTTTAACAGTATAGCCATGCCAAGGGACAATACaactaacatggtgatgaatcctgcgTTAATCCATCTGGTgcagagcaaccaatttcatgggctgtcgaatgagaatccatatgatcatttgacaacgttcAATGAAATTTGTAATACAGTATAGATGATTGGAGTTTCATACGACGGGATCAAACTCAGTTTGTTCCCTTTTTCACTTGGAGGTAACGCCAAGTTGTGGTTACATTCATTTCCAGAAGGAACTTCacaacatgggagactgtggcgtCCAAATTTTTGAATAAGTATTTTCCGCAGTCAAAGATTAGTCAAGGAAAACTGGAGATTTCTTCCTTCAAacaggggatggaggaaacCCTTGGAAAggcatgggataggtttaaagCCTTGTTGAGAAAAACTTttgttcatgggtttgataaaacaactctggttcttgcattccttggaggccttagtacacagtctaagatgatgttagacgCTTCAGCTAGAGGCGACATAAAGAGAAAGCTtgaggatgaggcttatgaTTTAATTGAAAGTATGGCTGTGAATGAGCAAGAGACTCATAGTGAAAGGGGTGCAACAACTCAAAAGAGGGGAGTTTTACAGTTGTCTACTGATGATGCATtactagctcaaaatcatcttctcACTCAGAAACTTGATAATCTAACAAAGGTTCTCgctcaacttccaaaggagatcaGGAATGTGTCTCAAGCTCAGtaactttgtgatttctgtggtggtgaccatattaatgttCAATGTGCGGtgaagggaatttcaaccaagggaACTTTAgtcaaggttggaagaaccatcctagtattgggcagagtcaaaataacccatctgggcaaatagtgttaggaaacaggttggcttcattttacaccaagaggggggtgaattggtgttagttcaaatttaaaatcttttcgcaatcatggtatgaaaattcaaagcttttgatctttccttgaaatgcaagttattgaaaatgtaatgcagcggaaaaacgtagttgactgctaaacaaatatagtcgactgaatttaaagagtgtagagatatagaaaatcaaacactgttttttatactggttcagccaacaatgcctacatccagtgtccttccaaccttggaagcaaatgcactataatggttgtggtttttacagcaaggaatttatagaagcaccacgcaaaaatataaatgtttcacTTTATCGACCGACTCATGAAAAATCAcgttgaaattcttttcatctcaaaatctcatcaagtacactttcacaaaatctatacaaagattttagcttagtcgaatccattaccagtgtagtcgactgaactagGCCTTTgccacaacaaatataagttcataaaattaCTTGtgagcatgttccaaacatataacacataatcaatgtgtaaaagtaatcaaaatcattttaacacacatttcatactagcatgttccaaacatataacacataatcaattataggaACGTACAtgcaaattaacaaaacatgttcaataaaagtattgttcaaaacagtatagcatatcaactgaacatgtaattctggaacatatgtactgttattaagcagtgtgttgtcatcgtcaaaaaccagtttgatatagagtttgtgttgtcaacaatctcaacaaacaaGAGGCCTTTTCAACAATAGACTGCAACAACAACCACCTTTGTGGCAACAAGTGGCCAGCATGACAGAGAATGTCAGAGACCTTAATgacaaatttgataaatttatgaaggtttaTGATTCTCACTATGCGAGTCACTCACCACTTCTACACCCAAAGGATTCAAATCCACTGCCAAACATCCTGGTTGGTTGGATACTATGCATAAAGAGCTTCTGGCCCTACACTCCAACAATACTTGGGATCTTGTCCCACGTCCATCCAACACCAACATTGTAGGATCCAAATGGGTGTTTCGCACCAAATATCTTTCAGATGGGTCAATTGACAAATTAAAAGCACGGTTGGTTGTACAAGGCTTCACTTAAACACCTAGTCTTGACTATGATCACACCTTCAGTCCTNTTNTTAAAGCTGCCANTNTTCNTGTCATTCTCACTCTAGCAGTAATGAATAATTGGCCTCTTCATCAATtagatgtcaacaatgcattcttGAATGGGCACCTGACACATCCTGTCTATATGGAACAACCTCCTGGGTTCGTTGGTCCTCGATACCCAAATCATGTTTGTCGACTTTGAAAAGCTCTTTATGGCCTCAAACAGGCTCCTCTTGCATGGTTTCAACGATTCAGCTCGTTTTTGCTCAGTCTTGGGTTCCTCGGAAGCAAGGCAGATCCATCTTTATTTGTCTACCACAACACTGTTGCCACTctatatatacttgtttatgttgatgacataattTTGACAGGGAATAATAATTCTTTACTTCAAAAACTTTTGGCAAGTTTCAAAACTGAGTTTGCTATCAAGGATTTAGACCATCTAAATTACTTTCTTGGTCTTGAGGTTCACTACACTACCGATGGTGTCTTTCTTAGCCAGACCAAATACGCTCAAGACATTTTATCTCGGGCCAAGATGTTGGATGCAAAACCGACAGCCACACCTCTCCAACCTCATATTCAACTGACAACCACAGGTGATCCATTCTCTGATCCCACTCAATATCGCTCTCTCGTTGGTGCACTCCAGTATCTCACTATAACTCGTCCTGGCTTGTCCTACGCGGTAAATTTGGTTAGTCAATTTCTTCAAGCTCCAACAACTGATCACTTTCAAGCAGTTAAACACATCCTTCGATATGTCAAGGGCACCATGTCCTATGGCCTATCCTTCACCCGTGGAGCTTCCCTTAATGTTCTTGGATACtcagatgctgattgggctCGATGTATTGAGACTAGGCGATCTACCTATGGTTATTCCATCTTCTCAGGCGGTAATCTCGTCTCATGGAGTGCTAAGAAACAACCAACCGTAGCTCGATCAAGTTGTGAATCAGAATATAGAGCCATGGCTAATGCAGCAGCTGAACTAATATGGCTTACTCATCTTCTACATGAT
This window harbors:
- the LOC106779943 gene encoding uncharacterized protein LOC106779943; amino-acid sequence: MTENVRDLNDKFDKFMKVYDSHYASHSPLLHPKDSNPLPNILAPLAWFQRFSSFLLSLGFLGSKADPSLFVYHNTVATLYILVYVDDIILTGNNNSLLQKLLASFKTEFAIKDLDHLNYFLGLEVHYTTDGVFLSQTKYAQDILSRAKMLDAKPTATPLQPHIQLTTTGDPFSDPTQYRSLVGALQYLTITRPGLSYAVNLVSQFLQAPTTDHFQAVKHILRYVKGTMSYGLSFTRGASLNVLGYSDADWARCIETRRSTYGYSIFSGGNLVSWSAKKQPTVARSSCESEYRAMANAAAELIWLTHLLHDLHISHQAPTLLCDNKSAIFLSQNPVAHKRAKHIDIDYHFVQELVLSHKLITQFIPSDLQLADIFTKSLPGPLFQFFRAKLHVGPNPMLFLRGDDRK